One window from the genome of Opisthocomus hoazin isolate bOpiHoa1 chromosome 11, bOpiHoa1.hap1, whole genome shotgun sequence encodes:
- the LHFPL4 gene encoding LHFPL tetraspan subfamily member 4 protein, whose protein sequence is MLPSQEASKLYHDNYVRNSRAIGVLWAIFTICFAIINVVVFIQPYWVGDSVNTPKPGYFGLFHYCVGSGLAGRELSCRGSFTDFSTIPSGAFQAAAFFVLLSMVLTLGCITCFALFFFCNTATVYKICAWMQLLAALCLVLGCMIFPDGWDAETIRDMCGEKTGKYSLGDCSVRWAYILAIIGILNALILSFLAFVLGNRQNDLLHEELKTESKDFVGTARI, encoded by the exons ATGCTGCCCTCGCAGGAAGCCTCCAAGCTCTACCATGACAACTACGTGCGGAACTCGCGCGCCATCGGCGTGCTCTGGGCCATCTTCACCATCTGCTTCGCCATCATCAACGTGGTCGTCTTCATCCAGCCCTACTGGGTGGGCGACAGCGTCAACACCCCCAAACCCGGCTACTTCGGGCTGTTCCACTACTGCGTGGGCAGCGGGCTGGCGGGCCGGGAGCTGTCGTGCCGCGGCTCCTTCACCGACTTCAGCACCATCCCCTCGGGCGCCTTCCAGGCCGCCGCCTTCTTCGTGCTGCTCTCCATGGTGCTGACGCTGGGCTGCATCACCTGCTTCGCCCTCTTCTTCTTCTGCAACACCGCCACCGTCTACAAGATCTGCGCCTGgatgcagctgctggcag CGCTCtgcctggtgctgggctgcaTGATCTTTCCCGACGGCTGGGATGCGGAGACCATCCGGGACATGTGCGGGGAGAAGACAGGGAAGTACTCCCTGGGGGACTGCTCTGTGCGCTGGGCTTACATCCTGGCCATCATCGGCATCCTCAACGCCCTCATCCTCTCCTTCCTGGCCTTTGTCCTCGGCAACCGGCAGAACGACCTGCTGCACGAGGAGCTCAAGACAGAGAGCAAAG ATTTTGTCGGCACTGCG AGGATATAA